In Mangifera indica cultivar Alphonso chromosome 14, CATAS_Mindica_2.1, whole genome shotgun sequence, the DNA window ATCTCCATCCATCGTCATGTTTCCTAACCAGTATAATTGGATTGGAAAATGTACTTACACTCAGACGAATAATCTTAACCTCTAACATTTCCTTTACAATATTCTCTATCTTAGTTTTTTGGTAATACAGATATCGGTATGGTCATAGGTTTGGTGGCAATCCATGTGGTTCATGATACATATGCTTAAATTCCTCCAACAGCTCTCTTACACCCTGGTGAACTTGCTATTTCTACTAAGTCAACCCTTCTTTTCTCGGCACCATTTCTATTCAGAACCCTTCAGTCTTATCATttgcaattttaattaaacttttataggAGGTCTCTAGCCTTGCCAATGATCCTTTCCCAGTGAATTCAACTCTCTTCCTTTCCCACCAAAATTTCATCGTCTGAATTTTTCAATTGGTTTTAACCTCCCCTGAAGTGCTCAACCACTCAATTCCCAGGATCAGATCAACTCCCCCAAATTTAAAAGGGAGAAAATCTTGTTTAAAAGTAATCTTCTGAAGAGTAAGCTTAACTCCTCTACATTTTCCTAATCTTGTAACCCTCCGATTGTCTCCCAAAATGACAATGCTAACTAGAATTTTTAGCTCTTCAACTAACCCTTTGGAAATGAAATTATGGGTGACTCCACTGTCCACTAAGACCACCACATTTTTGCCCTTCATTTGACCAAttagtttaattgttttagGAGAGTCAGATCCCACCACGGTGTTGGAATTCAAGATAGCTTCCATCACTCTTTCCTTGGCTCCAACTTCCTATTCTTCTTTGGTTTTGTCACCTCCTTCGGCTCCTTCCTCACTCGAAATCATCACCCTAAGTTGTCTGAACCGACACCAATGTCCTGAAGAATACCTTTCATCACATCGAAAACACAATCCTCTCTCCATCTTCATTGTTGATGCGTTAGTGATAGGAGAACTTTTGGATGGTGTGGTTGTCGGCAAATGTGAAGGCTGGGAGTGCAAATCACACAAATGAGTTTGGTTGTGGTTCATGGCTGTGTTATTTTCGAGTGAAGTGTTTGGGCCATTACGAGTCAGGTTGGCATGGGGCTGGTTGATGGTTTGGGAGCTGGGTGTGTGGCTGGGTCAGTGATTAATGTTATAAGCTTTTGGGTTGGAATTTACAAGTGCAGGGCTAGAGAATAAGGTGAATGAAAACCTAGTTGAGCTGCTAAAAGTCTTTGGGTTGGGCCTTGCGGGTCGGATCCCCCATTTGTCGTCAATAgccttatttttcttctccactTGCCACACTCTCACCATGGTTTCTTCCAGTGTACATGGGTGGAACATCTCCACCTCCACTCTAATTTCCTCTAACAATCCATTCATAAAAACAACCCTTGAGTTTTCATTAGTCAATCCTTCCATTGTCGTCGAAAGCAACTCAACGCGACTGCAAAACTCATTAACGGAGCCTTGTTGACAGATCAACATCAACTCCTCGTGCAGTGTTCGTTCGTCTGGTGGAGGAAATCGACATTGTATCTCTGACTTAAACTTATCCCATCTAACAAATGGTTGTCTTTTCTCTTGCCACTATAACCAATGTAAAACGTCGCCCTCTATATATACCCCTACTGCTATCAGCTGTTCCTTCTCTGTCAAGCCATTCACATGAAAGTATCGTTCAACCCTGGATACCTAGTCGAGTGCCTCTTCTAAGTTGAATAATGGTAGTTCAAGCCGACGGTATTGAAAATCTCTCATATTTATACTTCCAATTCCTTTATCCCCTAGCTCTCCTCTCCCTACTTCGTTCGTTCTAGTCAGAAGAGGTTCTGTCGATGCTCTCGTAGGTGGGGAAAAAGAAGGCGACGGTTTGTTCAACATAGGAGTTGGTTTTTACGTCACTAGAGCTTTCCCTTTATCaactctctctttcttcaatGTTGATTCTCTCAAGTCTCTAAAGAACTGTTTAATGGTCTTCATACCTGACTCCATATTTTCCAATCGGTTCTTCAGCTCTCTCATGCCCTGTTTCATTTCCTCAATCCCTTCTTTCATTTATGATACATCCCTCTCCAGCCTTTCCACACGGGTCTCCATTCtcgtcatgctctgataccacattGATAGGTTCTTAGGAAGGCCACTCCAGACCTCTGTGACTGCTCTCTGGTTTCCCCTCCAAGATCAATGCTCAAGCCAACTCAATCATCACAGATGATGCAGTAGAATAATATAAATGCAACATTATGAAATGAATCCAACAATGATGTAAATATTgcaatatttgtattaataatatttgagagagttttacaaaataataagccaatttctatttttgtcTTTACATGCTTGATACTTGCATCAATTTACCGAATATAGTTGCTGTCCAAATTAAGCCTTTCCTCTCCAACAATTGTAGAGGTTGACACTCTCCTTTCTACCCACTTTTCTTCACTCCTTTCTCTCTCATCCTTTTGGCTCATATATCCACTCCTTTCACATTGTACTTTTTCCTACTCATGTTGCCACAtcatcttcctttttttctATGGTCTCTTGTGTTAGTTGAATACCTGTTGTTTGCACTGTTGGAAAGTGGTTCACAGTTACTTGCTCCTTTTTTTGAGGCTTTGTGGTTGTCACTCTCAGATACTTGCCCTCTATAATATCTGCTCTAGTTGCTTTCCCATAGTTGGTTGCCCTTGCTCTGTTTCGTTTTTTTACATATACTCTAACTCTAACAGCTTACAAAGCAGAAAATTGAAGATCACAAATGGCAACAAAAGGGAAGACAAAAGTGGTAGTCACTCAAGAGGTAGGGCAGGACCACAGGATATTGAGGAGAGATGTGGCAAGCTATGAGAGGCCTGatttgagaaaaaagagatgattGAAGGAGAGTACTGACCTCTCGAATGCCAAGCATTTGATAGATATGTATTCACTTTTCTGTTGTAGTTAAGACCggattgatatatatatatatatatatatatattacagtATTTTATCATTCTTCTAACTTGTTATCTGTGGTAGTGTTTTTGGTTGAGAAAAAAACCAGATCAatagaattttcttcttcccaATCAACTCAATATGTTCTTTAATTGTCACAGTACGAGGCCTAAATGTGTGAAATTAGCTGACACATTCAATcataatgaagaaattaaagagaaaaaaaaatagttaacatGAAGATTACCAAGAATTCCAGTGTAATAGGGAAGAAGAACACCTGTGTGTTGGATTTTGAACAAAGTTGGAGTTGTAATAAGACTGTATCATTCCCAACTTGTCATTCCCCAAACCAAATCTCCTTTCTTGAAGTTTAGATGCTTAGAATCCAAAACCTCAGCCACTCCATATCCACCCAAAGGTTGTattcatattcaatattatcatttattagagtcatataaacattttaaaaaagtttcaaatatgTATGAATCACTTAATTACCATTCCAATCTTGAAGGGCTCAACATAATGCctttcaattttcttcattCTTGCTCTCATGTAAGGATCACAAGACAAGTAGAGGTTCTTTAAAAGAACCCCACCTCTAACACAATGTGCTACTACTGTTGATGACATGTATGGCTTTCCTAAACTTGAAATAAAGATTTACAGGAAAAACAATATACTACAAATATGGAATCTTTATCAAATTGACAATAATACATGATGAAATATGAGAAGAATTAtgtagaaaattaatataattaatgagacacccatgcaaataataatatatatatcccaTCAGTTAATTGAGctacttgaattttttttttttcacttgtcaTCCACAAACTTTGTTTTCTCGTCCAATACATTGTTTCAAAACTTGGATTAAACCGATTGGTCACACTGGTTAGATTGAGATCTGATGGTTAGTCCAATATGAGTTGATTTTTAAATGTACTTCAACCATCTGATTGGATTCAACCAAGGTTGAATCGGACGAAAAGATAGTCGAATCACACTTTAACTATTGGGTCAATCCTATCAAACCATCGTATTGATGTTGGATGTCATGCTGATGtcaacattttgttttataaaattttgcattGCAAGGGCTCGCAGCCTAACACCATACCATCAAGCCACAATTTTGTTAGGTTATTTGGACTGGCCTTTTGCCCAGGTAAAAACTTGATCTGAGTGTGAAAACATTAGTCCCTGGTCTAACACAGAATAATTCAAGCATGTGAACTTGATTGCTAGCATTGTAGTTTTCTCCTTGCCTTCTTGTGAAATTCATTGCCTTGATGTGTAAATCTATATAATTAATTCTTAAAAGTGTTGGAGGTTAAACTCTTTTTTgtgtaataaattaataaaagtttgatcATTTCAATACTTAATCGAAAAGTTcagtaattttaatagaaaaatatgatagtttaatatatacaaatattgtTGTTTCTCTCTATTAAGGATAACTACAATATTTTAGTTTACTAGTTATAAGTATttagaagaataaaaatttacttgTCTCAATGAAAATTTTGCACATTACATACAAGCATAACACAATCCACACATCTAtccaaaaaaaatctttgtcTCAACATAAAATGCACACATTATCTACATTTTGGGTTAGATTccaattaaatcaaattcaagcttgagccaactcaaatttgacttagtCTGAAATAGTCAAGCTCTCCACAAATTGACTTTGACTTGAAGAGAGTTAAGTTCGAGCTTGacttgatttaatattttaaatgactaaaattatatcattttgatgTGTATTGGTCAAAATGATTTCGTTTTGACTATTTTGAATCCAGTTTTCCAGACTTgcaggtttttttattttatttataattcaaaattattaaattacatgataacacatgagtttatttatacttattaatattcaattatttatacatgaaGTATTATCTTCTTATGAATAGGTTGAACTATTGAAGAATAGGTTTGGGTTGGACGATGCTTTCAATTACAAAGAGGAGCCTGACTTGTAGACAACCTTGAAGGtaccaaactttttttttttttttcaaattgaagagaTTGAGCTCTTATATTTTCCTACTgaattctcatatttttctattaaaggaaCTAAACTTtacaattttcttataaaagaaattaaaaattcaatatgtTTTATTAAAGGTATTGGATATACACAATTAgctttgtttgttttattttggaagCAATACAATTAGTTTGGTATATTCAATAACGAATAGTTAAAGTCTAGTTTCTTCAATAGGAAAATTAGAAAGtacaattatttcaattaaaattttaaaagtttaaacaaaatccATTCtcattaatagaaaaaaatgtgataattcGATAggattaaaaagataataaggTTTATAAAGAGAGGACAAAGTGGTGAAATTGGGTTAATTCTTACGTTTTCCCTGGTTCCACAGCTTCCAACAACGTAACAACCCATAAATTTGGCGAATTGCCCAGCAAGCTGCCCAGCTGCCGCTGAAATGAAGATAAATTCTCCAGATTTCGGAGAACAAATTTCGAACAAACCAACATAGGCAGTCAAACCGGGCATACCTACAAAACAATCATCAATGCCACTATTTGATTAACACGAGGTGACCAGCTTCAGCTTGACGTAAAATTGTTAAGGATTAGACAAATAGAACTTTCCTAGAACCCCAGTATAGTAAGAAAGTGGCACATCTGTGTACTGGATTTTGAAGAGTCTTTCTGGTGTTGTTATGATGCTGTACTCTTCCCCACACCAAGTCACCTTCCCTGAAGCCAAGATGCGCTGAATCGAACACTCTTGCCACTCCAAACCCATTTATTGGCTTCATTTTTCACCCATAAAAACAAGGCAAAAACAgttgaatatattaaatttaggaATGAATAAGAAATTAAGGTGTGCTTACAGTGCCAGGAGTACAGGAAGCAAACTCAGCGTCTTGGAAATTGCTCATTCGGAGACGCATATAAGGATCGCAAGACAAGTAAAGAATCTTCACAAGAACAATCCCTTTACGATTTTCTGGTAACTTCAATCTCATTGGGCTGAAATTAAAGCACAAAGCAGATTCATCAGGGAAACCTGAGACATAGTCTCGCAAAATCACCTGCCTGTTTCGAACCACAACATCATTACTCGGCATGTCTCTTCATTTCAAACTCAATCCTTTCCTCTCTCTTCAATTAATGCTCTTTGACTGGAAGTtaaagtatgtatgtatgtatgagtCATCCTTGATTGATTTGCCTGAGAAGCTGGTGTCTCTCTGTGGCTGAGTCTAAGTGTATGTGGCATTCTGATGCAGAAATGTAGTTGTCTACACGCAATGCTGGTTTTACATGAATATAAAATGTTGGCGGTTGAAGGTGGACCATCTGTGAGGTATATGTATACACTGCCTCACTAGAAGTTAAAAACATTTTGTCTTCAGAACATGTCAAGTTTGTTTTAGGGGAAAGGTCCCACTCAAAAGTATGCTGCTTACCGAATTCTCgtccttttaactttgaaaaatccaTTTACCTCCTCCTTATGAatggttaaagttaacaaactcctaacttcttcaaattttattttattttatttttctctcagagttagtttttaattttcGACAACATCTTCGACACCATCACTGGTAGTCTCTCCCTCTTGACGCTTCAATGGTATTTCTCTTGGTATCTCTCTCTTCTTCAACTAGTTATTCAAGCCAAAAAGACGAAGAATTTCGTCAGAAAAataaagctcttcgtcttcttaGAAGAAGACGATTGTCTTTTCAGACAAAGATAAGATCCCTTGTCTTCATCTTTCCAGCTTGACTAGTTAGTcaaaggagagagagatgtcGAGAGAGACATCATTGGAGGAAAAGGAAGGGTTGGGAGAGAGAGGTTGCTGGTGACGTTATTgagaattgaaaactaaacccttggGGGgacatgttattttttaaaatttggtatgagagaaattgttaggttttagagtttagatgagaaaaatagataaaattttaatttatttttaatattataaatgaaatgacgattttacccttaaaactaatataCTTAACTGTCTATGAATAGGTAaatgagtttttcaaaattaatggatgGGCATTTGGGATAACaacatactttaggtgggaataagtcctttggcctttgttttatcctaaaattatattacacccaaatatattttattggcTTTAACCCTAGACCAGAGATTTCATGCTAAAAAGGTTGATGTATTTGTCAAACTTAAAATATGGGGGTTGAATTGATAGGTATAAAAGCTAGAGAGTTtagttaattttctttatagCATTAGTAAGCTTAATATGGGGTTTCtgtgaaaattttataagttaagaGTCAAAATTTAGGACCatctagaaaaattataataaaacccCATAACTTAATGTATATCAAATGTACTCTATATTCAAACTAGACCTATTAGTTGGGTTATGCATGCTTAAGGATCAATTGTTTGACTCAAAATTTTGTTTCggataaaacaaaatttaggtTTTGGGTAAGCCtggacaaaaaaaattgtttattaaattattggGCTTGAGTTTAAATAGAAGTTGTTCAATCCCAAGGCCTATTAGGGTCCAAAAATTCATTGTGAGTGGAGGTGTATTTATAAGGTTTTTAAACTTGTAGGGGATTGTAGGGTGTTTTTATAGgattttaaagttatataacAAGGCCAAAAATAGGCCCAAAACAGTTTAATTAATAagcttaaacaaaaaaaattgaggcTCGAATGGGTAGGCCCGAAGCCTAGGCCGAAACGTTTTTTACAAGCCTTGGTTTGAATAAGCTAGACCCAATTTAATAGGTTTGATTGACAACTCTAACAAAACTTTGGCATAGGGTGTATTTACAATTTACAATTAAAAGATAGGGGCTACAAATTATTTGAAGTATAGTTAAGGTCCACAATGACAGGAAGAGGATATTAAATAATCGTCAGTGATGACTCATAAcattcaattccattttttataGGCGAATCATTCACTtgatcataatattttaaacacaatACGAAGCAAAAACAAAtacgataaaaaaaaaaaaaagaaaaagcagcTATCAAGTAACTATATATAACATAAACCCAACTCATCCAGCAAAAGAAATTGTACTCTAAGAAAGCATAAAGGCAGCCAACAATGGCAAGTGGTGGTGAAGTTATAAGCAACAAGCAAGTCCTATTCAAGAACTTCGTTGAAGGGTTTCCAAAAGAATCAGACATGGTGGTGAAAACAAGTTCCATATCATTGAAAGTGGAAGGTTCAAATGCAGTTGTTGTCAAGAATCTTTACTTATCTTGTGACCCTCGCATGAGGCACCACATGATGAAGGGTAAAGATCCTGGCTTCGTGTCTTTCAAGCCCGGTTCTGTGAGTATCATATCAAAACATATACTTGATACATATTCAGTTTTAATATTGAACTTGTTGTGTAAAAGTGACTTGAATCCTGTGAGGGGTTATCCGAAGTCAAGAAATACGAATTCGAAAGTTCAAGGAGATTTGTGGCTCTAGTTGTCTAGTAGAGGGATTAGTCCAATCTCATAGATCTCCATGAAAATTCATCTTTCGAAATCCGCACTTCTTGGATTTGAGTAACTTCTTACAAAATTCGAAGCACCACTTTCGAACAGTTTGCAACCTTTCTGATACATTTAAGTTAATGCATGAAGCCACTGGAAGGGTTTGGAGTAGCCAAAGTTGTGGATTCAGGGCATCCAGAATTTAAGAAAGGGGACTTGGTTTGGGGAACTGTTGGATGGGAAGAATACAGTGTGATTAAGAATCCTGCAGAAAGCCTCTTCAAAATCCATCACACTGATGTTCCCTTGTCCTACTATACTGGAATTCTCGGTGAGTTCTTATGTTTATGTTTACTGTAATGTGTTGAATATACACTTTAATTCCTGTTTAAAGATGAGAATTCCCAAATTCTCGGTTATAGGTATGCCTGGCCTTACCGCTTGGGCAGGCCTCTATGAAGTTTGTGCTCCTAAGAAAGGAGAATGTGTCTACATATCAGCGGCATCAGGTGCAGTTGGCCAGCTTGTTGGGCAATTTGCAAAATTAATTGGTTGCTATGTTGTTGGAAGTGCTGGAAGTAAAGAAAAGGTGAGCCAAATTGTCACAAACACAATACTTCATTCTCTTTATGATTGTTTACTTGAAGAGTAAACTGGTAATTCagtttattgatttgaatttaagctCGCAATTCTAATTTACAGTGGAATTTGTCAAAGATTATGTATGTTAATTTGATCCCTGGATGGTAATTTTGCTAATTTGACAAGTCAATCGTATAACCTGAAGTTTCTGGTCATGCTTGTCTTTCTCATCGAAGACTCTTCAAGGTTTTCAAAGTGCTCATGTTTTGTTGAAAATGAGGTCCATTTCATCCAGAAGGCACTACATTGATGCATACGAGATCCTGTTGTCCGACCAGTGGACGGCAGTCTCACTCTCCGGTGAGTGGGTTGGGGTGCAAGGGTAGCTTCCCTGAGCCTATGAATGGGTTGAGCCACTTTATGGTTTTTCTTAGGAAGAGTTTGTTATAAGGATAATAATcctattatataaaaacattattctTTTGTACGAGGATATACTAATTCATTagcaaatatatttattgtaatatGAGATGTAAaaagatattgaaataatattgaatgaTCCAATCTTTTGAGTGAACCAAGACAAATCGCATATGTTCTTTGTCTTTGCTATTGAATCTGATTGTTTGTTTATTGAATTTACATACACCCTCTAGTTTGTTCATATTTTAGGTAGGATCGAGCTGGTAAGTTATTCTCAATTTTTTCTCCTGCAACACGTCATCAGGTTGAAATTTTGAAGAACAAGTTGGGATTTGATGATGCATTCAACTATAAGGAGGAGCATGACTTGGATGCAGCTTTGAAAAGGTAACATTCATTGCACACATATGAAGTTAATTTGAAGATCAGAGGAAATGGTCCATAGAGacttacataatttattttctcttctagGCACTTTCCTGAGGGGATTGACATTTACTTCGAAAACGTTGGGGGAAAAATGTTGGATGCAGTGCTTCTGAACATGAGACTTCATGGTCGAATTGTAGTTTGCGGAATGATCTCACAATACAATCTGAATCAACCTGAAGGTGTTCATAATTTGATGAACATTGCTTATAAGAGGGTTCATATGATGGGACTCATAGTCTTTGATTACTTTCCTCAGTATTCCGAGTTTCTGGAGGCTGTGCTGCCTTTGATCCGAGAAGGGAAGATTGTTTATCTTGAAGACATTGCAGAAGGTCTTGAAAATGCTCCTGCTGCTCTTGTAGGCCTATTCAGTGGACGCAATGTTGGAAAACAAGTAGTAGTAGTTGCTCGGGAATGATCCTGCAGTTTCTTTATCTTGTGTGAATTGCCACTTTTGTACTGAATTATGtttcaaataatgaaataataggGATAAAGTATcaactatttctttttcttttttatttttaagggattgaattttgttttttccatAGATCAAACAAAATCCTTAAATTATATTCCTTCTCTAAATTTATTTACACAAAAACTACAAAACACACTTGGAATAAACAAATCtcaatcataattaatttgttgctttgttttttataatagcgattaattaagtttgaagtttgaaattaCTTTATAGGCAAAAGACTAATTCTCACCTCAGGTTTAGTCTATTATCGAATTTTCacttgttaaatttaaaaagtctaAATactgttaaagttaaaaaaattcattagttttaaagatataattatcatttaactaataatattaaaaaaaaaaatattttgtttctcttcttagttttaaaaattaataatttttcctacccaaaattttgaaaacttatctTTTCCCTtataaggttttattttttattcttctaacTTTGTTAGTGTTTCTGTTGCTCATTTTCTTTAGCACTCTCTCTTTAAATCGGTATTTCTTTTGAAGTTATTGTTGGcagaaaagaaggagatgatGATCTAGAGGAAGAGAGAGTGTTGAAAGAGAGATTCAGATCTGCACACTATCAAGATACCCTAATCGAAGCCATTCCCCACTCTAAGGCACCTTCCTTTAAGCCAAGATGCGCTGAATCCAAAACACTTGCCACTCCAAACCCATTTATTGGCTTCATTTTCACCCATGAAAACAAGGCAAAAACAGTTGAATAACACTAAAATTAGGAATTAAGACGTAAGAAAGGAGTACTTACAGTGCCAAGAGTGTAGGAAGCAAATTTAGCATCTTGGAAATCGCTCATTCGAAGAAGCATATACGGATCACAGGACAAGTAAAGAATCTTCATAAGAAGAACAACCCTTAAACGATTTTCTGGTAACTTCAGTATCATTGGGCTGAAATTAAAGCACAATCAGATTAATCAGGGAAGCCTGAGGCATAGTGTCGCACAATTACCAGCCTGTTTCGTACTACATCATCATTACTCGGCATGTCTCTTAAATTGGAAGTTGAAATTCAATCCTTTCCACTCTCTTCAATCAATGATCTTTGACTGTAAGTTATCTATGTATGTACGTATGTATGAGCCCTCCTTAATTCATCTGTCTGTGGCTGAGTCTACGTGTATGTGACATTCTGATGCAGAAATGTAGAAGTTGTCTACAAGCAATGCGGGATTTACATCAATATAAAATGTTGGTGGTCGAAGGTGGATTATTTGTGAGGTATATGTAGAGATAacaaatttgatctaaatttagGCCTTTGACTCTCTTTGACCTTaataaagaagagattttttgATAGAAACGGAAGGAAAAAGGGGATGGAGATTAAAAAATCTCCGTAATCAGTGATAGATCAAAAATGGAGATTTATGTGTCCTCTCACTGCCTCGCCTCTATCTCCATCCTCATCCTtgcctttttatattaatatatttgcttaaaatactaacacattttaatagttttatattatttatgtttttgtttaaaaataataagatacttaatatatgatatttctaatatttaaaataatagatgattttaattttattatttaatatatttata includes these proteins:
- the LOC123195993 gene encoding 2-alkenal reductase (NADP(+)-dependent)-like, giving the protein MASGGEVISNKQVLFKNFVEGFPKESDMVVKTSSISLKVEGSNAVVVKNLYLSCDPRMRHHMMKGKDPGFVSFKPGSPLEGFGVAKVVDSGHPEFKKGDLVWGTVGWEEYSVIKNPAESLFKIHHTDVPLSYYTGILGMPGLTAWAGLYEVCAPKKGECVYISAASGAVGQLVGQFAKLIGCYVVGSAGSKEKVEILKNKLGFDDAFNYKEEHDLDAALKRHFPEGIDIYFENVGGKMLDAVLLNMRLHGRIVVCGMISQYNLNQPEGVHNLMNIAYKRVHMMGLIVFDYFPQYSEFLEAVLPLIREGKIVYLEDIAEGLENAPAALVGLFSGRNVGKQVVVVARE